One part of the Dermacentor andersoni chromosome 2, qqDerAnde1_hic_scaffold, whole genome shotgun sequence genome encodes these proteins:
- the LOC126543002 gene encoding uncharacterized protein: MTQKPRASKRRLLRFGMAHVCDRAAIGDDDRRCEFCSKLLIQRKNMLQHIRNVHKMAVDVKKLMKCDVCGTSLPTMEKYSVHQIAAHNFEADYVHLVFRNNKEFHEWKAEEEGSQNCWLILPRDPKKLASGETRIHYYCNRSVCKHIHCVVIANTTSSNKAHESSPEEACEILCYEMRRCKIKTPCRFHNAFKKPRKAWR, translated from the exons ATGACACAGAAACCACGTGCTTCCAAACGCCGCCTACTCCGCTTCGGAATGGCGCACGTCTGTGATCGAGCTGCCATCGGCGATGACGATCGTCGCTGCGAATTTTGCAGCAAACTATTAATACAGAGGAAGAACATGCTGCAACACATCAGGAACGTTCACAAAATGGCCGTGGATGtcaagaaattgatgaaatgcgACGTATGTGGCACTTCCCTGCCTACAATGGAGAAGTATTCGGTGCACCAGATCGCTGCGCACAACTTCGAGGCTGACTACGTGCACTTGGTGTTCCGGAACAATAAGG aatttcatgaatggaaagcagaagaagagggtagccaaaactgctgGCTCATTTTGCCCAGGGACCCCAAAAAGCTGGCTAGTGGAGAGACAAGGATCCACTATTACTGTAATAGATCAG tgtgcaagcacattcactgtgtggtcatcgctaatacaactagcagcaacaaggcccatgagagctcacccgaagaagcatgtgag ATCTTGTGCTATGAGATGAGgaggtgtaaaataaaaacaccgtgtagatttcacaatgcctttaagaaaccacgcaaagcttggagatga